The following is a genomic window from Bordetella sp. H567.
CATGCACTGCTCGACGAAGCGCTGAACCGCCTGGCGGCGTATCTGCAAGGCGAACAGGTGAAGGAACGCGCGTCCGCGCTGATGGTGAAGTACGCCCGCAAGGAATGGCCGCGCATGGCCAAGGCCCTGAACCTGGTCAAACCGGTGGACGACATTGCGGATACCCTGGCCGATCGCCTCGCGCGGGCGTTGCTGGACGAACTGCACGACGTGCTCGCGCAGCCGGACCACCCGCTGCGGCGCGACTACGAAGCCTGGCTGGGCGGTTATGTCGCGCGGCTGCGCGACGATCCGGATCTGCAGCGCCAGGTGGAACAGATCAAGGAACGCGTCATCGCGCATGAGCAGGTGCGCGAGTACGTGCAGGGCATCTGGGAAGAGGTGCGCAGCGCCCTGCGGCGCGATCTGTCCAGCGGCGATTCGGCCCTGGGCCGGCACCTTGCGCAAACGCTCACGGCCCTGGGCCGCAACCTGGGCGCGGAGCCGGCACTGCGCGACGCCATCAACCAGCACGTGCTGGCCGGCGCGGAGCGCCTGGCAGCCGGCCTGCGCCAAGGCATCACGGACCACATCGCGCAAACCGTCCGTAACTGGGACGAGCGCCAGTTCGTCGATGAACTGGAACTGAGCATAGGCCGCGACCTGCAGTACATCCGCTTCAACGGCATGCTGGTCGGCGGCCTCATCGGGCTGGTGCTCCACGCCTGCGTGCGCCTGGCGCAGTCCGGCGGCCTGTTCGGCACCGCGTGATTGCGGCCTGCGTGTAGGCCGGCGCGGCGGCGTGCCCGCCTCGCACGCCCGGCATGGAGGCGGGCCACCGGCAGGAACAAACCCAAAAAACGGATGGCGAGATGACCGGGGCCGGCGTTAAGCTCGAGCCGCGACACCGAGTTTCTTCCCCCCGCGCCACGGCCACCGGAGCGCGGCCCGGCCATCTCCCCTTCGGCACTCTGCAGGAAACCGCCATGATCCGCCCGTCCTTGCGTGCCCGCGCCGCCCCCCTGTTCATCGCCGGCCTGCTGGCCGGCTGCGCCAATATCGCCGACGCGCCGCGGGGTATGTCCCTGGCGGATATGCAATCGCGCTACGGCGCCCCGACTTATACCTGCACCCGCCCCGACGGCACGCGCCGGGTGATCTGGTCGCAACTGCCTTCGGGCAGCTATGCATGGGGCACGGACCTGGACGCGCAAGGCCGCGCGGTGCGCATGG
Proteins encoded in this region:
- a CDS encoding DUF445 domain-containing protein, whose amino-acid sequence is MKSLAMASLAATLAGVAVSYAMGGHGVWAWIRAFCEAATIGALADWFAVVALFRRPLGLPIPHTAIIPANKARIADNLAVFVRDHFLDPVSLLERLRVFDPAARLGQWLSDPRQARVVADTARTWALHAMELLDEQAVRDGIHGFVVRRLREWNAAQTAGELFDLLARDGRHHALLDEALNRLAAYLQGEQVKERASALMVKYARKEWPRMAKALNLVKPVDDIADTLADRLARALLDELHDVLAQPDHPLRRDYEAWLGGYVARLRDDPDLQRQVEQIKERVIAHEQVREYVQGIWEEVRSALRRDLSSGDSALGRHLAQTLTALGRNLGAEPALRDAINQHVLAGAERLAAGLRQGITDHIAQTVRNWDERQFVDELELSIGRDLQYIRFNGMLVGGLIGLVLHACVRLAQSGGLFGTA